Genomic segment of Dactylococcopsis salina PCC 8305:
TTTAAACAGCTTGTATTATTTCCCAGACAAGAGCTAGATCACGATTAATTCCTCTCATAAATAACTTGATAAGTGCTTAATATTTATCGGCGACGAAAAGGATTTTGTAATTCTTTTTTTTGTAATTCTCCTACTAAATTTCCATTAATACACTTCGTCATGATTGCCAATATCTACCAGTACAGCTTTTTGATCTTCTGTAAAGTAAAATAGGACTCTTTCCTCATAATCTACACTAAAACTCCATAACCCCCTGAGCTTGCCAGATAGTTTATGTGTCTTTAAGCTAGGATGAAATGGATCAACAATAAACTGCTCTAGTTTCTGCCAAAATCTTGTCTCCAAATTAACATTGGGTTTAATACGCTTTTTGAAAACCCGCTTGAAGGAAGAACTGAAGCTAACTTCCACACTCACTCCTCCATTAATTGTTTCAATTGTTTGATATCCGAGGAAAACTTCAACTCACCTTGTTGCTGTTGGAGTTGGGCTGACTGGAAGTTATCCAATATTTCATCACGGCGATCTTCACGGAGGTATTGTTGTAATAATAGTTGGATTTCGCGTTTTTCTTCTGTCGAAAGATTTTTGATTTCTTCCACTACATCGCTAAAAGTCATAATTTAATGTTTTGTCAAGGTTTCGGTTTGAGGCGATACAGTTTTCATTTCTTATTATAATTGGTGTTGGGTTTCGTTTGGAGACGTTCCATGAAACGTCTCTACCCAATGACCAGTGACCAATGACTAATTTATGTTGGGTTTCGTAAACTCCACTTGAGCCTACTTTTATCTAATTAAAGTTGAGATAGCGTATCTAAATCAAATTTTTCGAGCCATTGTTTACGAAGACTTTCATCAAATGAATCGTCACGGGAAACAATTTTAACTTGATACCGATCGCGCAATAAAACCGCAGTCGCTTTACTTCCTTGATTAACGACAGGATAAGTTTTAATCGTTTCTTTACTGTCTTTAAATTTCTTCGCAGCCGTTGGATTATTCGCCACATCAGAAATCGACATTAACGCTAATTCTTGTCCATCTTGTTTTAATTTTGCTTGAGCAAATCCTCGTTTTTCTTGGGTGTAAATAACTTGATAGTTTCCCTCATTTTTCGGAAAATAGCGGTTGAGTTCTCCTCCTTTTACCGCATCTTCAGCAACCGCAACCGCATCGGGTTGGGTGCTTTCTTGTTGAGCCTTGTCAAACCGAGAAGTGGGTTCATTGTTACTACAAGCAGGAGTGATGAAAATAATCGTTATCAGTAAGGAAAAAGCAACGATCGAGCGTAGTTTAAACATATTTTTTCGCCTTTAAGAGTGATAGAATTGAAAGAGGTTCGGTTAACCAACAGTCATTTTATATTACGATAGAAGAAGCTCGCTATTTGGAGGGTGCTTCGTGAATCAGAATTTCCCAAAAATCGCACAATTAAATCTATCTGGAATCGGCTGTTGGCTAACGCTCATTGTTGGAGGTTTATTACTTACCTCCATCGGACTCGGTTGGGTGGTCAACAGTGTCCTTATTGTACTAGGCTTAATTATAATCATCCCTGCGATCGCGCTGTTCGGGGTGCAATGGTGGTTGAAACGCAACCTCGTTGAAGATGAATGTCCCGTTTGTCAATATCAGTTTACAGGGTTTAACGGTACGATGTCCCGTTGTCCTAACTGTAGTGAACCCTTGAAAATTGAAAAAGGGAAATTCCAGCGCATTACTCCCCCAGGGACGATCGATGTGGAAGCAGTTGATGTGGATGCTTCTTCTCAATGAACTAATCATTAAGAGATTCCTTGCTTATGATCTACACCACCGAACAACTCATTGAAATTTTAGATCAAGAATTACGAGCAAATTGGCAAGGGAAACGAGTCTTATTTTCTTCTCCTCAACGTTTGGAAAATCCTGTTTTAGCGAAAGCAATTGGCGCAGAAAAACTGAGTAAAATCTTTGCTTATCGGGATTTTCGCGCTCAAATCCATGAATATCAACGACAGCATAAAGTTTCTGGGTTAGTGTGGCGAGTTTGTTGTTTTAATGGCTTAGAAATTGAATGTCCAGAACCTCACAACCAGTTAATCACCATTCCAGAAGATAAGGAAACCCTAAAAGCGTTTAAACCCGATATTATAGAATTTTGGCAACAAGCAACAGCCGATTTAACTCTCTGGTTAGAAGGAAACCCGACGATTGAAGTTGATTCCGTAACGGTGGAAGAATACATTACAAATGCAGAATGGTTGGAAGTGGAAACCACACGCACTGAGTTGATTTTAAATCTCTGTTGGGGAAATCCCAAAGAATGTCATTATCAGTGGGCGTTTCCTCATTCTGGACGGAATCGAATCATCGCCACTGTTTCTAATTCACCGTAGATTCAACAAACTCCCGAAAGCGAATTAAATCTTGATGGGGATCAGCGGCGACGACTTCCACTTCCACTCGATCGCCCAATTCAACATTTGTCTGGAAACGGTGCGGTAATTCTAACCCTAAATCTTCCAACAAAATAATCCCCAAATTGTCATCTTCTCGCAACCACCGCAACACGATCGCGTTCCAGCGTTCATCGCTATGACGGCGTAAGTATTCCAAAGCCCAATATCGTCTCGTTTGCCGTTCCACTAACGTTGCTTCATAAGTGGCACTAGCGGCACTAAACGCCACTTCCTGCACCTGTTCCGTCGTAAATGGACAAGCCTCACCGCGCAAATAGGCTTTAATTTGAAAATGAGACAATAAATCCACATAACGGCGAATGGGAGAAGTCACCTGTGTATAAACTTCTAAGCCTAACCCCGCATGACGGGCTGGTGTTGTTCCCATTTCACTGCGCGGCATACAACCCCGTAGCGCACACGATCGAACCGGTCCAGCGGGCAATTGTAATAAGGTTTCCTCTGGCGGTAATTCTGGCTGTGGCTGCGATCGAAACGGAATCGGAATCTCTTTATCCACCGCAAAACGTCCCGCCACTTCTCCCGCTAGAATCATCATTTCCGCCACTAACTCTCGCGCTTGTGACTCCTCTAATAACTCAATTTCCACCTCTTCTTCCTGATTCACCTTAATCACCGCTTCTGGTAAGCTGATGTTAATTGATCCCTGAGACTGTCGCCATTGTTTCCGTTGTTGCGCCCAATGTGCCAACTGAGCAATTTCTGGTTCAGCAGTAACGCCCAACTCTAACATCTCATCCACATCATCATAGGTGAGGCGATAAGTGGGTTTAACCCAAGTCGCCGCGATCGTGTATTCAGCAACCGCCCCATCTTCTGCTAAAATCACGGCAAAACTCATCGCTGGACAAACTTTTCCCTGAATCAAACTCATGGGACCCGTAGCTAATTCCGAGGGAAACATGGAAATCATGCCAGTGGGAAGATATAAACTGGTACTGCGTCGGCGAGCTTCTTGATCCAACTCATCATCAGGTCTTACTAAGCGTGTCGGATCAGCGATATGAATCCAAATCTGTTGTCGTCCATCAGGTAGGATTTCAACACTCACCCCATCATCAATTTCTTTTGTGCTTTCATCGTCAATGGTGTAAACTTTCTGGTGAGTTAAATCTAACCGATCGCGCTCTAAATCATCGGGAGGGGAATCGACATATTGTTGCGCCACATCTAACACCTTTTGGGGGAATTGTATAGGGTAGGAGCTACGACGCAAGAAAAGGTTTTCATGGCGACTCCATAAGCCGATATCGATAAGAAGATTGAAGGCAGAATCAGAACTTTGTTCCCGTCCTAACTCCGCTAACGTCTCTTTTGCTAAACGGACTTCTAAATCGGGTTGTAAAATGGATTTTTCCAAAGCCTCAAAACGAGCGCGATCGGAGCTTTTCCAATCTACCGACTCCCCTGCTAAAGCCTGTTTCACTCGCTGAATAAACTCAGTTTTTTCCAGATTCCGTTGTTGTTCAACTTCTAACTGATGTTTAATTTCCGCTACCTGAGAGGACGATCGCGGTTCAAAAACATTTCCTTTCTGCTTAAAATAAATTTTATCTTCTGTTAGCAAACAATACGCCGCATAACAGGGGATCGCACTTTGATCCGAAAATAGCACCGCCGCCATTTCTTCGGGAGTCACTGCTTCCCCGTCTTCTACTAACAATTCCCAAGCCACTTCTAAACTTGATGGGTCTAAATAAGACTCCACTTCCCCCAAAAAACTAGGAATTTCCTGTGGGCGCTTGGGATCACCTCCCACCTCATACTCCACCTGTCGCGGATGTAGCGTGTGAGATTGACCCCATTGATCTAAAACAATCCAATGTTTCTTCCCTTCTGGTCGTTCTGCTACTGCCAGACGACGCTCTCCTTGAGCTTTAAATTCGATCAGCGTTCCCTTTTCCACCAGCTTCGCGCTACTTTAACAACTTGTATTCTAGTCTAGCGTTCCACTAACTTTCACGCGACAAAAATCAATCTTTCAATCTGGAGACGTTCCTGTTACTAAGTATGGAGAACGCCTCTAAACCCCGTTTCATCTTAGCTTTCTGCATCCACATAGGGAAGCAATGCTAACATTCGAGCATAACTGATCGCTTTTGTCATCTGTCGTTGTTGTCTAGAAGTTAACCCCGTGATACGACGCGGGAGAATTTTCCCCCGTTCTGTGATAAATTTACGGAGTAATTCCAAATCTTTATAATCAATGGGGTCTCCTGGTTTAATTGGTGATAAACGTTTGCGATGATAAGCCATAGTTTTCCTCTTATTTGGTTTCCTTGTGAACAGTGTGTCGGTTACAGTAGGGGCAATACTTTTTAAACTCTACCCGTCCTGAATGATTCCGACGATTTTTCTCCGTTGTGTAACGAGAAACGCCTTTTTTGCGTTTATCCGTGTTCGTTCTACACTCGGTACATTCTAAAGTGATGATAATGCGGACACCCTTTTTGCTTGCCATAGTTTTGGGTAACGGTAAGATTTAGTTAAGTTGCTTTCAATAATGAAGACACAGCCCACTATTGTCTCATACGATCCATCAAAAGATCAACCCAACGCCGAATCCGAATATCAAGGGAATAGCCACGACGACTGGGGACAATCACTGTATCAAAAAATCGATCGTGGATCGCTTGCTGATTATCCTCATCTCCAATTGCTACCACTAACTCCACAAGCAACGGTGAGATTAAAATTAACACTGAGAGTACATTCGGGAAACCGTATTGTAATCCCACTAGACCCAAGAAAGCAATCACACTAATTGCCCCCTCCCGTTTGGTTAAAACAGTGACATCAGGAAGCCGTCCCCTCCTCCCATCAATAATTTGCAAATCAAACGCCCAACGTCCCAAACTTTGCCCTTTATATCGCGTTACCGCAAACACGCGCAAGCCCCACCAAGCGGCGATAAACACAATTAATTGTAAAAGCGCCACTCCCACTAAAGCACTCACAAACCAGACGGCGGCAAAATCGAGGAGAAACGCATAGATGCGACGTTGAATGGGGGCGCGAGGATAACGACGGGGTAGGGGTTCTTTTGACATGATCGCTGTTGTTTCTTTCATTCAAAGGCGAGTGCATACCACAAAAACTATTTTCTGTCAAGTTCTGAATCATCTTCATCGGAAGAAGAGGTCATTTCCTCTCGGAAGCCTTTTAAGGTTTTTCCCAGTGCGTTTCCCATTTCGGGGAGTTTTTTCGGTCCGAAAATTAAGATTGCTACTCCTAAAATTACCGTTACTTCTAACCAGCCTAATCCCAACATAAGAGTTTTTCGATTTATAAATTGCTTGTTGTACAGGAGTCATCTTCAGTATATCGTGAGATTAAACTGTTTAAGTGTTATAAATTTATGTTTGAGTCTTCATCTTCTTTACGGTCCCAACAACATCCCCTAATCCGCAGTTTAGCTGATACCATTGAACAAGTCTGGCAGGAACAATTAGAATTACTGCCTTATCATTTACCAGAGGATTTAGGTTACATTGAAGGGCGCTTAGAAGGGGATAAACTCACCATTGAAAATCGCTGTTATCAAACTCGATCGTTTCGGAAACTTCATTTAGAATTAGCAAAGGTGGGAAATAATCTGGATATTCTGCACTGTGTTGTTTTTCCTCGCTGTGAGTATAACCTACCGATTTTTGGTTGTGATTTAGTGGGAGGAAGAGGACAAATTAGCGCCGCGATCGCCGATTTATCTCCCGTTAGCCCCGATGGTGATCTCCCTAAAGCCTATCAAACCGCATTATCTCAACTTCCCTCGGTTAGCTTTTCTCAACCGCGCGAATTACCGCCCTGGGGCGATATTTTTTCCGAATTTTGTTTATTTATTCGTCCCGAAAATTCCCAAGAAGAAGAGGATTTTTTACAGCGAGTGCGTGACTTTTTAACCGTTCATTGTCAGCAAGGAAATCAAGCAGAAAGCGTTTCTCCTGAACAGGAAAGTGTTAATTTAGCTGGACAACAACGCTACTGTCAGCAACAGCAAAAGAATGATAAAACCCGTCGCGTGTTAGAAAAAGCCTTTGGGGAAGAATGGGCGGAACGTTATTTGAGTACGGTGTTATTTGATCTTCCTCAACTGGCTCATTAAAGCAAATAATTCTCATTTGCGATCGAGATTTTCTCACAGACTGTTAGCAGTGAACGCTAATTATGCAAAAATAGTAAAGCTGCATGAGCTAAGGTGGGGTTTCCCACTGCTCGTTTTAAGTTTAAAAGTTATAGATAAGTAGAGATATATGAAATCAGGCGATCGTGTTCGGGTTAAAGAATCTGTTGTGGTTTACCATCATCCCCAACATAAAAAGAAACCCTTTGATATCAAAGGAATGGAAGGAACAATTCAAGAAATTGTCACCGAGTGGCAAGGAAGACCAGTTAGTGCTAACCTTCCAGTTAAAGTAAAATTTGAAAAGAAGTTTACGGCTCATTTGCGCGAAGATGAAGTGGAAGTCATTGAAAGTGCCGAGTAATTTGGGAAACCCAGATCATGGTTCAGGAATTGGTTGCGAAAGTCGCTAAAATCATCATCTATCCCATTAAGTCACTGGATGGGATAGCGTGCGATCGAGCCGCTATAATTTCCCCAGGAACATTGGCTTTCGATCGCAGATGGGCGATTCTTGACGAAAAAGGAAAGTATGTGAACGGGAAACGTAACCCGAAAGTTCATCAACTGCGCTGTCAATTTGATCTAGCAACGGAAACTGTCACCTTCTCTGATCAAGGAGAGACGACTTCCCTCTCCTTTCATTTAACAACCGAAATCGACGCAATCAATCGCTGGTTAAGTGACTATTTCCAAAAACCTGTGTTCCTCCAAGAAAAAGCAGAAGGGGGATTCCCTGATGATACCGACGCTTATGGTCCGACAATTATCAGCACTGCTACTCTAGAAACTGTAGCGAGTTGGTTGCCAGGGTTAACGCTAGAAAACGCTCGATCGCGCTTTCGGGCAAACATCGAAATCAATAACGTTCCCCCATTCTGGGAAGATCAACTTTTTTCCGAAACGGGAGACCCCATTAACTTTACGATCGGTTCAGTAAAAATTCAAGGCATCAATCCCTGTCAGCGTTGCGTTGTTCCCACCCGTGATCCTAATACTGGGGAAACCTATTCAAAATTTCAGCGCACTTTCACCACACAGCGCCAAAACACACTTCCTGCTTGGACCCATTCTAACCGTTTTAATCATTATTATCGTCTCAGTGTCAATACTCGCATTTTGCTATCCGAAACAGGTAAAGTGATAAACATCAATGACAAACTAAGCAGAGGCTTGATTTAAAAATTGATATCGATCGTAGTAGGGTTTGCCTTGCCCACCCTACAAAGATGCCAGTGAAAACGCATCGATCGCGCCCTGATTATTTTTCTCTCATCAAAGTCTGCGTATCCCAGAAACACACTTTTTCTAAGAGGGGATAAATACGATCGCCTCACGAGATCACCCAAAAATCAACTAAGACGTGGCATAGCCAAGGGTAAATAGTAAAGTCGTTCCATTACTACGCTTGATCTTCTTCTTCTAATTGCTGGCTATAGTCTGTCATTCCAACTTCAGCAAGTTCGCGATCTTCTTGAGCAAATTTTTGATAGAGGTTAGCAAAAGATTTAAGTTGATTGCTTTTTGTGGCGCGTTGACTTTTCCATTTGAGGAATTCAATAAATCTGCCGATTTCTTCTAGTTGGTCATCATCTAACCGTTGAATTTCCTGTTTAATGTTTTCTCTGGTTTGAAACATCATTGAATTTTTGTTGCTCCTTACCCCTCAAATTATACCATTTGGGAAAAGCTCATTGACCGTAGTAGGGTGGGCAATGCCCACCCTACAAAGATGCCAGTGAAAACGCATCGATCGCGCCCTGATTATTTTTCTCTCATCAAAGTCTGCGTATCCCAGAGTAAGTAGGTTGGGTGGAGTTTACGAAACCCAACATTAATCAGTAAGTAGGTTGGGTGGAGTTTACGAAACCCAACATTAATCAGTAAGTAGGTTGGGTGGAGTTTACGAAACCCAACATTAATCAGTAAGTAGGTTGGGTGGAGTTTACGAAACCCAACATTAATCAGTAGTAGTAGTAGGGTTTGCCTTGCCCACCCTACAAGATGTAACATCTACCCACTTTTTTTGATTTAAATCATATTGATTATCGTCTAGAAAGCATTGTACAGTAGTTCTATAGCAATCCCATAAGATTTGTAAATCTTTGTTGCCCCCAAATCCTCACTGCGCTCCGGCCAATACTGGGGGCTTCCATGAATCAAATTTTTCCGATATCATTTCGGATTACTATATGCTATATGCGTAAATAATTTTTTACAGGCACTTAACCCAACATCAATTATCTAGAGATTGCCATCCCCATAACCAATAACCAATAGGGAAAATGCGTATTTTTAATCGAATATCGTCTTACACCTTTCATTCCTTAATTCTCCCCAGTTTAGATACATTGACATTTCTGGCTTGGGGAATATTGTTGTTTAAGTATTGGTTAACTGGTCAAATCAGATTATTAATTCATCCCAACTATATTGGGTTAGTGGTTGTCACTGGTATCATTTTATTCAGCATTGGATTAGTCAAGCTGTTTCAAGTTTATAAAAAACGAAAACAAACCTTTAGAAAGGGTGGCGAACAAATTGTACAGCACGTTACACTTTTTCCCGTTGGATGGAGTACATTTTTTCTTCTCAGTACAGCCATTTTAGGGTTATTAATTCCTCCCACTGTGTTCGGAAGCGAAATCGCTTTACAACGAGGAATTAGAGAGTCTCTTCCTTTAACTCAAAGCCAACCTGAGAGGTTTCGAGTAAATGTGAATCCCGAAGATCGATCGTTAATTGATTGGGTTAAAACCATTAATGCTTATCCCGAACCCGATGAATATCAAGGAGAAGCAGTGAAAGTGAAAGGGTTTGTGATTAAAAAAGAGAATCTCCCCGAAAATTACTTTTTAATTGCACAATTTATTATCACTTGTTGCGCGATCGATGCTTATCCCGTTGCCATTCCTGTTAAAATAGAAGCTGATCAAACTCAAAATTATCCGCCTGATACATGGTTAGAAATCGAAGGAGAAATGATCACAGAAACCCTAGATTTAGCAGAAGAATTTTATCAAGAAGTTCCCTCAGAACGGCAATTAGTCATCAACGCCAAAAAACTAACAGAAATTCCGACTCCGAAGAATCCTTATGGCTATTAGTCACAAATTAAAACCCATCGATCGCGCCGCCATTACTGTAATTATTCTGCTAAGTTTCGTCTTAATGGGATTACTTTTAAGCGAAAAAGTCTGCGGAACAGACTGCTGGTTTAAAGCAAAAGCAAACGTGAGAGAATTTAGTTGGGAAGGTCAAAAAATTAGCGCCGAAGACCGAGGATTTATTTTAAACTTTAGCCGTCCCATGAATCGAGAAAGCGTAGAAAATAACTTAAAAATTGAGCCACAATTACCAGGAAAAATTAGTTGGTCTGGGAAACGAATGGCTTACACTTTAGACAATCCTGCTCCCTATGGGACAGAATATAAAATCAGTATTTTGGGCGCAAAAGAAACATTAGGAAGCGAAATTAAGCCCTTTCAAGAAACCTTTAGAACGCGCGATCGAGCCTTTGTTTATATTGGAGTAAATGGCGAGGAAAAAGGAAGATTAATCCTGTATAACTTAACGCAACAAGAGAAAACAATTCTCACTCCTCCTCGTCTAGTTGTTAACCGATTTTTCAGTTATCCCGATCGATCTAAAATCTTATTTGGCGGCACATCAAGAGAAAATTGGGAACAAGGAAAGCTCGATCAAAAACTCTACACCGTCACCACAGGAATCAACAAAACAGAAAACCCAAGCGGAAAAATCGAACTAATTTTAGACAATAAAACCTATCAAATTTTAGAATTTGAACTGTCACCAGACGGCGAAAAAATTGTCGTGCGACGTGGCAAAAAAGAAGCATCTGGACTGGGAGAAATTAGCTTATGGGTAATCGAAAATCAAGCCTCACCACAAAAACTAGAAACCGCGACTGGAGGCGACTTTATCATCCCTCCTGATAGTAAAACCGTCGCCATCGCCCAAGGTCAAGGAGTCGCCTTAATTTCCCTAGAAAAAGACAGTAATCCTTCTAACTTTCTGCCGCAATATGGTCAAGTTTTAACCTTTTCCCCAGACGGAACGGCCGCCGCCATGGTCAACTTTAATACCCAAGACACAGAGAAACAATATATCCGTTCCCTTTACCTCGTCACCAACCGAAACGTTGAAAAAAATCTTCTTAATACCAATGGTTCAATTTTAAGCTGTGAATTTAATCCAACAGTTACTCACATATACTGTTTACTAACGGAACTGATAGAAGGGGAACAATATCAAGAAAAACCCTATCTTGTCAGTATTAACCTAGAAACCGCCGCCGTAACCCCATTACTCACCCTTCCCGAATATAGAGACGTAAAAATGAGTCTTTCTCCCGACGGGTTAGCATTACTTTTCGATCAAATTATGACAGTAAGGGAAACCTCAGAAACAACAGTTAAAACTTTACGCAGTGACTCTGGGGAAGCAATTATTGGTAGTCGGTTATGGCTATTAGTTCCCACCCCCACTCTCACCAAAGACCCCAACCAAAAACCACAACTAGAAGAGTTGCCAATATCAGGACTCTCCCCTTTCTGGCTACCGTGACAACAGAATAACTGTCCTGTTAGAGCCAGAAATGAAGCAAAAGTTAATTTATTGTAAATCATAGAGACCCCCTTCCCATCTTTGACCCATGACCAATGCAAAAGTTTCTCCTTGGCTGAGTTGTCTGGTTTATCCTTTAGGTTGTTACCTGCTACTCCCCAGTTATTTTGGCAAACTAGAAATTGCGGGACGGGAGAACATTCCGCGCATCGGACCTGTGATTCTTGCGCCCACCCATCGTTCTCGTTGGGATGCACTGATTATCCCCTACACCGCAGGACGTTGGC
This window contains:
- a CDS encoding type II toxin-antitoxin system RelE/ParE family toxin; the protein is MEVSFSSSFKRVFKKRIKPNVNLETRFWQKLEQFIVDPFHPSLKTHKLSGKLRGLWSFSVDYEERVLFYFTEDQKAVLVDIGNHDEVY
- a CDS encoding DUF2614 family zinc ribbon-containing protein encodes the protein MNQNFPKIAQLNLSGIGCWLTLIVGGLLLTSIGLGWVVNSVLIVLGLIIIIPAIALFGVQWWLKRNLVEDECPVCQYQFTGFNGTMSRCPNCSEPLKIEKGKFQRITPPGTIDVEAVDVDASSQ
- a CDS encoding ribonuclease R family protein; the protein is MEKGTLIEFKAQGERRLAVAERPEGKKHWIVLDQWGQSHTLHPRQVEYEVGGDPKRPQEIPSFLGEVESYLDPSSLEVAWELLVEDGEAVTPEEMAAVLFSDQSAIPCYAAYCLLTEDKIYFKQKGNVFEPRSSSQVAEIKHQLEVEQQRNLEKTEFIQRVKQALAGESVDWKSSDRARFEALEKSILQPDLEVRLAKETLAELGREQSSDSAFNLLIDIGLWSRHENLFLRRSSYPIQFPQKVLDVAQQYVDSPPDDLERDRLDLTHQKVYTIDDESTKEIDDGVSVEILPDGRQQIWIHIADPTRLVRPDDELDQEARRRSTSLYLPTGMISMFPSELATGPMSLIQGKVCPAMSFAVILAEDGAVAEYTIAATWVKPTYRLTYDDVDEMLELGVTAEPEIAQLAHWAQQRKQWRQSQGSINISLPEAVIKVNQEEEVEIELLEESQARELVAEMMILAGEVAGRFAVDKEIPIPFRSQPQPELPPEETLLQLPAGPVRSCALRGCMPRSEMGTTPARHAGLGLEVYTQVTSPIRRYVDLLSHFQIKAYLRGEACPFTTEQVQEVAFSAASATYEATLVERQTRRYWALEYLRRHSDERWNAIVLRWLREDDNLGIILLEDLGLELPHRFQTNVELGDRVEVEVVAADPHQDLIRFREFVESTVN
- the rpsR gene encoding 30S ribosomal protein S18, translated to MAYHRKRLSPIKPGDPIDYKDLELLRKFITERGKILPRRITGLTSRQQRQMTKAISYARMLALLPYVDAES
- the rpmG gene encoding 50S ribosomal protein L33, which codes for MASKKGVRIIITLECTECRTNTDKRKKGVSRYTTEKNRRNHSGRVEFKKYCPYCNRHTVHKETK
- a CDS encoding RDD family protein → MSKEPLPRRYPRAPIQRRIYAFLLDFAAVWFVSALVGVALLQLIVFIAAWWGLRVFAVTRYKGQSLGRWAFDLQIIDGRRGRLPDVTVLTKREGAISVIAFLGLVGLQYGFPNVLSVLILISPLLVELVVAIGDEDNQQAIHDRFFDTVIVPSRRGYSLDIRIRRWVDLLMDRMRQ
- the tatA gene encoding twin-arginine translocase TatA/TatE family subunit translates to MLGLGWLEVTVILGVAILIFGPKKLPEMGNALGKTLKGFREEMTSSSDEDDSELDRK
- a CDS encoding phycocyanobilin:ferredoxin oxidoreductase, yielding MFESSSSLRSQQHPLIRSLADTIEQVWQEQLELLPYHLPEDLGYIEGRLEGDKLTIENRCYQTRSFRKLHLELAKVGNNLDILHCVVFPRCEYNLPIFGCDLVGGRGQISAAIADLSPVSPDGDLPKAYQTALSQLPSVSFSQPRELPPWGDIFSEFCLFIRPENSQEEEDFLQRVRDFLTVHCQQGNQAESVSPEQESVNLAGQQRYCQQQQKNDKTRRVLEKAFGEEWAERYLSTVLFDLPQLAH
- a CDS encoding ferredoxin-thioredoxin reductase variable chain; protein product: MKSGDRVRVKESVVVYHHPQHKKKPFDIKGMEGTIQEIVTEWQGRPVSANLPVKVKFEKKFTAHLREDEVEVIESAE
- a CDS encoding MOSC domain-containing protein, which produces MVQELVAKVAKIIIYPIKSLDGIACDRAAIISPGTLAFDRRWAILDEKGKYVNGKRNPKVHQLRCQFDLATETVTFSDQGETTSLSFHLTTEIDAINRWLSDYFQKPVFLQEKAEGGFPDDTDAYGPTIISTATLETVASWLPGLTLENARSRFRANIEINNVPPFWEDQLFSETGDPINFTIGSVKIQGINPCQRCVVPTRDPNTGETYSKFQRTFTTQRQNTLPAWTHSNRFNHYYRLSVNTRILLSETGKVININDKLSRGLI
- a CDS encoding TIGR03943 family putative permease subunit, with the protein product MRIFNRISSYTFHSLILPSLDTLTFLAWGILLFKYWLTGQIRLLIHPNYIGLVVVTGIILFSIGLVKLFQVYKKRKQTFRKGGEQIVQHVTLFPVGWSTFFLLSTAILGLLIPPTVFGSEIALQRGIRESLPLTQSQPERFRVNVNPEDRSLIDWVKTINAYPEPDEYQGEAVKVKGFVIKKENLPENYFLIAQFIITCCAIDAYPVAIPVKIEADQTQNYPPDTWLEIEGEMITETLDLAEEFYQEVPSERQLVINAKKLTEIPTPKNPYGY